Part of the Pseudomonas sp. ADAK13 genome is shown below.
CAAGACCCTGCGTCTGCCGCTGCGCATCAACGAAGAGTTGGGTGCTGGCCTGGTTGCATTGCCAAAAGGCCTCGCGGGGATTCCTCCAGCGATCTTCGGCCTTACCGTTGACGGTCTGCAGGAGGCAGCTCAATGACCTGGTTCACCCCTGAAGTGATCGACGTGATCATCGCGGTGGTCAAGGCCATCGTGATCCTGTTGGCCGTGGTCGTGGCGGGCGCCCTGCTCAGCTTCGTCGAACGTCGCCTGCTGGGCTGGTGGCAGGACCGTTATGGTCCGAACCGCGTTGGCCCGTTTGGTATGTTCCAGATCGCCGCCGACATGCTGAAAATGTTCTTCAAGGAAGACTGGACCCCGCCGTTTGCCGACAAGGTGATCTTCACCCTGGCACCGGTCGTGGCCATGAGCGCCTTGCTGATTGCCTTCGCAATCATCCCGATCACCCCGACCTGGGGCGTGGCGGACCTGAACATCGGCTTGCTGTTCTTCTTCGCCATGGCCGGTTTGTCGGTCTACGCGGTGCTGTTCGCCGGTTGGTCGAGCAACAACAAGTTCGCCCTGCTGGGCAGCTTGCGGGCTTCGGCCCAGACCGTCTCCTACGAAGTGTTCATGGGCCTCGCGCTGATGGGCATCGTGGTGCAGGTGGGCTCGTTCAACATGCGCGACATCGTCGAGTACCAGGCGCAGAACCTGTGGTTCATCATTCCGCAGTTCTTCGGCTTCTGTACCTTCTTCATCGCTGGCGTCGCCGTGACTCACCGTCACCCGTTCGACCAGCCGGAAGCAGAACAGGAACTGGCCGACGGTTACCACATTGAATACGCCGGCATGAAGTGGGGCATGTTCTTCGTAGGTGAGTACATCGGCATCATCTTGATCTCGGCCCTGCTGGTCACGCTGTTCTTCGGCGGCTGGCACGGTCCATTCGGCATCCTGCCGCAGCTGGCGTTCTTCTGGTTCTTCCTGAAGACCGCGTTCTTCATCATGCTGTTCATCCTGCTGCGCGCTTCCATCCCGCGTCCACGGTATGACCAGGTGATGGATTTCAGCTGGCGATTCTGCCTGCCGCTGACCCTGATCAATTTGCTGGTGACTGCTGCCGTTGTGTTGTTGAACACGCCAGCGGGCGCGGTTCAGTGAGGATTTGACCCATGTTCAAATATATTGGCGACATCGTTAAGGGTACCGGTACCCAGTTGCGAAGCCTGGTGATGGTGTTCGGTCACGGCTTTCGCAAACGCGACACCCTGCAATACCCGGAAGAAGCGGTGTACCTGCCGCCGCGTTATCGCGGCCGCATTGTCCTGACCCGCGACCCCGACGGCGAAGAGCGCTGCGTGGCCTGTAACCTTTGCGCCGTGGCGTGCCCGGTGGGTTGCATCTCGCTGCAGAAAGCTGAAACCGAAGACGGTCGCTGGTACCCGGACTTCTTCCGCATCAACTTCTCGCGCTGCATTTTCTGCGGCCTCTGCGAGGAAGCTTGCCCGACCACCGCGATCCAGCTGACACCGGATTTCGAGATGGCCGAGTTCAAACGTCAGGACCTGGTGTACGAGAAAGAAGATCTGCTGATCTCTGGTCCCGGTAAAAACCCTGATTACAACTTCTATCGTGTTGCAGGTATGGCCGTTGCCGGTAAGCCGAAAGGCGCCGCACAAAACGAAGCCGAGCCGATCAACGTGAAGAGCTTGCTGCCTTAAGGAAGAAAGATGGAATTCGCTTTCTATTTCGCATCGGGTATTGCAGTGGTGTCCACGCTTCGCGTGATCACCAACACTAACCCCGTGCACGCCCTGCTCTACCTGATCATTTCGCTGATCGCCGTGGCCATGACCTTCTTCAGCCTCGGCGCACCGTTCGCCGGTGTGCTGGAAGTGATCGCCTACGCCGGCGCCATCATGGTGCTGTTCGTGTTTGTGGTGATGATGCTCAACCTGGGGCCGGCTTCGGTCGCCCAGGAACGCGTCTGGCTCAAGCCCGGCATCTGGCTCGGCCCGGTGATCCTCGCAGCCCTGCTGCTGGGTGAGCTGCTGTATGTGCTGTTCGCTCACCAGAGCGGCCAGGCCATCGGCCACACCACCGTAGACGCGAAAGCCGTGGGCATCAGCCTGTTCGGCCCGTACCTGCTGGTGGTCGAACTGGCTTCGATGCTGCTGCTCGCTGCAGCCATCACCGCCTTCCACTTGGGCCGCAACGAAGCCAAGGAGCAATGACGATGCCTGCTATCCCTTTGGAGCATGGTCTGGCGGTCGCCGGCATCCTGTTCTGCCTTGGCCTGGTCGGCCTGATGGTTCGCCGCAACATTCTGTTCGTGTTGATGAGCCTGGAAATCATGATGAACGCCGCGGCACTCGCGTTCATCGTGGCCGGTAGCCGTTGGGGCCAGCCGGATGGACAAGTGATGTTCATCCTGGTGATCAGCCTGGCAGCCGCCGAGGCCAGTATTGGCCTGGCGATCCTGCTGCAACTGTATCGTCGCTTCCACACGCTTGATATCGACGCTGCCAGTGAGATGCGCGGATGAACATGATCTTTCTGACTTTCGTATTTCCCCTGATCGGTTTCCTGCTGCTGTCGTTCTCCCGTGGACGCTGGTCGGAAAACCTCTCGGCCCTGGTCGGTGTGGGGTCCATTGGCCTGTCGGCGATTGTCGCCGCCTACGTCATCTGGCAATTCAACGTCGCGCCGCCGGAAGGCGGCCACTACACCCTGGTGTTGTGGCAGTGGATGTCGGTGGAGGGCTTCAAGCCCAACTTCGCCCTCTACGTCGACGGCCTGTCGATCACCATGCTTGGCGTGGTCGTCGGTGTAGGCTTCCTGATCCACCTGTTCGCGTCCTGGTACATGCGCGGTGAAGCGGGTTACTCGCGCTTCTTCGCCTACACCAACCTGTTTATCGCCAGCATGCTGTTCCTGGTGCTGGGCGATAACCTGTTGTTCCTGTACTTCGGCTGGGAAGGCGTGGGCCTGTGCTCGTACCTGTTGATCGGTTTCTACTACAGCAACCGCAACAACGGTAACGCCGCACTCAAAGCCTTCATCGTGACCCGGATCGGCGACGTGTTCATGGCCATCGGCCTGTTCATCCTGTTCCAGCAAGTGGGCACGCTGAACATCCAGGAACTGCTGGTGCTGGCACCGCAGAAATTCCAGGTCGGCGACTTCTGGATCACCCTGGCGACCCTGATGCTGCTGGGTGGCGCTGTGGGTAAATCCGCACAACTGCCGCTGCAAACCTGGCTGGCGGACGCGATGGCCGGCCCTACCCCGGTTTCGGCACTGATCCACGCCGCAACCATGGTGACCGCCGGTGTCTACCTGATTGCCCGTACCCACGGCCTGTTCACCCTGGCGCCAGAGATTCTGCATCTGGTGGGCCTGGTGGGTGGCGTGACCCTGGTACTGGCCGGTTTTGCTGCCCTGGTTCAGACCGACATCAAGCGTATCCTCGCCTACTCGACCATGAGCCAGATCGGCTACATGTTCCTGGCCCTGGGCGTGGGTGCCTGGGACGGCGCGATCTTCCACCTGATGACCCACGCCTTCTTTAAGGCCCTGCTGTTCCTTGCTTCCGGTGCGGTGATCGTTGCCTGCCACCACGAGCAGAACATCTTCAAGATGGGCGGCCTGTGGAAGAAACTGCCGTTGGCCTACGCCAGCTTCATCGTCGGCGGCGCGGCCTTGTCGGCCCTGCCACTGGTGACCGCAGGTTTCTACTCGAAAGACGAAATCCTCTGGGAAGCCTTTGCCAGCGGTAACCACGGCCTGCTGTACGCCGGCCTGGTGGGTGCGTTCATGACCTCGCTGTACACCTTCCGCCTGATCTTCATCACCTTCCACGGTGAAGCCAAGACTGAAGCGCACGCAGGCCACGGCATTTCCCACTGGCTGCCACTGTCGGTGCTGATCATCCTGTCGACCTTCGTCGGCGCCATGATCACCCCGCCTCTGGCCGGTGTACTGCCGGAGAGCGCTGGCCATGCCGGCGGCGCCGCCAAGCACAGCCTGGAAATCGCCTCGGGTGCCATCGCCATCGCCGGTATCCTGCTGGCGGCCCTGCTGTTCCTCGGCAAGCGCCGCTTCGTCACTGCCATCGCCAACAGTGGCATTGGCCGCTTCCTTTCGGCCTGGTGGTTCGCTGCCTGGGGCTTCGACTGGATCTACGACAAACTGTTCGTCAAGCCTTACCTTGCGATCAGCCACGTACTGCGCAAAGACCCGCTCGACCAGACCATCGGTTTGATCCCGCGTGCCGCCAAGGCCGGTCACACCGCCCTGAGCCGCAGCGAGACCGGCCAATTGCGTTGGTATGCAGCTTCCATGGCGGCCGGTGCCGTCCTGGTAATCGGCGCCATCATCGTGGTCGCGGTCTGACTATGCACATTGCGAACTTTGCGAACTTGCGAAAGGAAACGAGCCCGTCATGATTCTGCCCTGGCTAATCCTGATCCCCTTTATCGGCGGCCTGCTCTGCTGGATGGGTGAACGCTTCGGCGCCACCCTCCCCCGCTGGATTGCGTTGCTGACCATGTCCCTGGAACTCGCGCTCGGCCTCTGGCTGTGGGCCCATGGCGACTATTCATTTGCTCCGGCACCGGGTGTCGATCCCACCTTCGCGCTTGAATTCAAGCACGTGTGGATCCAGCGCTTCGGCATCAACGTGCACCTGGCCCTCGACGGCCTGTCGCTGTTGATGATCCTGCTGACCGGCCTGCTGGGTATCCTCTCGGTACTCTGCTCCTGGAAAGAGATCCAGCGTCACGTGGGCTTCTTCCACCTGAACCTGATGTGGATCCTGGGCGGCGTTGTCGGCGTGTTCCTCGCCCTCGACCTGTTCATGTTCTTCTTCTTCTGGGAAATGATGCTGGTGCCGATGTACTTCCTCATCGCGCTCTGGGGTCACAGTTCTTCGGACGGCAAGAAAACCCGGATCTACGCGGCGACCAAGTTCTTCATCTTCACCCAGGCTTCCGGCCTGATCATGTTGGTGGCGATCCTGGGCCTGGTACTGGTCAACTTCAACAGCACGGGCGTGATCACGTTCAACTACGCCGATCTGTTGAAAACCAAGATGTCCCTGACCACCGAGTACATCCTGATGCTGGGCTTCTTCATCGCGTTCGCGGTGAAGCTGCCGGTGGTGCCATTCCACTCCTGGTTGCCTGACGCTCACGCCCAGGCGCCGACCGCAGGTTCCGTGGACCTCGCCGGTATTCTGTTGAAGACGGCGGCCTACGGCCTGCTGCGTTTCGCCCTGCCGCTGTTCCCGAATGCCTCGGCCGAGTTTGCGCCGATCGCCATGACCCTCGGTCTGATCGGGATCTTCTACGGTGCGTTCCTGGCCTTCGCCCAAACCGACATCAAGCGTCTGATTGCCTTCTCATCCGTTTCCCACATGGGTTTCGTACTGATCGGCATCTACTCCGGCAGCCAACTGGCGCTGCAAGGCGCTGTGATCCAGATGCTGGCTCACGGTGTGTCGGCCGCGGCACTGTTTATCCTCAGTGGCCAGCTGTACGAGCGCCTGCACACCCGTGACATGCGCGAGATGGGTGGCGTGTGGTCGCGTATCGCCTACCTGCCGGCCATCAGCCTGTTCTTCGCCGCTGCCTCCCTGGGCTTGCCGGGTACCGGTAACTTCATCGGAGAGTTCCTGATCCTGATGGGTGCCTTCGTGCAAACCCCGTGGATCAGTGCAATCGCTACCTCCGGCCTGGTGTTCGGTTCGGTCTACTCGCTGATCATGATCCACCGCGCCTACTTCGGCCCGGCCAAGTCCGACACCGTCCTGCAAGGGATGGATGCTCGCGAACTGATCATGGTGCTCGGCCTTGCGGTACTGCTGGTGTTCATCGGCGTGTACCCGCAACCGTTCCTGGATACTTCTGCCGCAACGATGCATGGCGTGCAGCAGTGGTTCGGCACCGCCTTCTCTCAACTCGCTTCGGCCCGGTAAGAGCGCTATGGAATTCACGATCCAACACTTTATCGCGCTTGCGCCGCTGCTGATCACCAGCCTCACCATCGTGGTGGTGATGCTGGCGATCGCCTGGCGCCGCAATCACTCACAAACGTTCCTGCTGTCCTGTGCGGGTTTGAACCTGGCCCTGCTGTCGATTATCCCGGCACTCAAGGTCGCGCCACTGGCCGTGACCCCGCTGATGATGGTCGATGACTTTGCGCTGCTGTATATCGCATTGATCCTGGTTGCCACCCTGGCCTGCGTCACCCTCGCCCACGCCTACCTCGGCGAAGGCGGCACCGGCTACCCGGGCAACCGCGAAGAGCTGTACCTGCTGATCCTGCTGGCTGCGGCCGGCGGTATCGTGCTGGTCAGCGCACAGCACCTGGCCGGCTTGTTCATCGGCCTGGAACTGCTGTCGATCCCGGTCTACGGCCTGGTGGCGTATGCCTTCTTCAACAAGCGCTCCCTGGAAGCCGGCATCAAGTACATGGTGCTGTCGGCCGCCGGTTCCGCGTTCCTGTTGTTCGGTATGGCCCTGCTCTACGCAGAAGCCGGCAGCCTGAGCTTCAGCGGTATCGGTCACGCCCTGGCAACCTCCGGCAGCCCTGCGCCCATCGCCCAACTGGGCCTGGCCATGATGCTGATCGGCCTGGCGTTCAAGCTGTCGCTGGTGCCGTTCCACCTGTGGACCCCGGACGTGTACGAAGGCGCCCCGGCGCCGGTGGCTGCGTTCCTGGCTACCGCGTCGAAAGTCGCCGTGTTTGCGGTGATGGTGCGTCTGTTCCAGATCTCCCCTGCGGCCAACACCGGTGTACTCAGCAACGTGCTGACCATCATCGCGATCGCGTCGATCCTGTTCGGTAACCTGCTGGCGCTGACCCAGAACAACCTCAAGCGTCTGCTGGGTTATTCGTCCATCGCGCACTTCGGTTACCTGCTGATCGCCCTGGTGGCAAGCAAGGGCCTGGCGATGGAAGCCATCGGTGTATACCTGGTCACCTACGTGATCACCAGCCTGGGTGCATTCGGTGTGATCACCCTGATGTCCTCGCCTTACAAAGGCCGTGACGCCGACGCCCTGTACGAGTATCGCGGCCTGTTCTGGCGCCGTCCGTACCTGACCGCCGTACTGACCGTGATGATGTTGTCCCTGGCCGGCATCCCGCTGACCGCCGGCTTCATCGGCAAGTTCTACATCGTGGCGACGGGTGTTGAAGCCCACGAATGGTGGTTGGTGGCCTCGCTGGTACTGGGCAGCGCCATCGGCGTGTTCTACTACCTGCGCGTGATGGTGACCCTGTACCTGATCGAGCCAAACCTGCGCCGTGTGGACGCCGAGTTGCACTGGGAACAGAAAGCGGGCGGCGTGATGCTGCTGGCAATCGCCCTGCTGGCGTTCTTCCTGGGTGTGTACCCACAACCGTTGCTCACCCTGGTGCAGCATGCGGTGATGGCGGGTTGATCGCTTAGTTAAACGCAGCAAGCAAAACGGCGCCTTAGGGCGCCGTTTTGCGTTTCTGGGGTATTAATTTCTTGCCTGACACACAAAGGGAGTTTTCCTCATCGAGAAACCTCCCCTTCCGGCATCACCCTGCCTGCGTCGCTCGTATCGTGGTTGCGTTTTAGGAAACATCCCACAGCAGGGTCACTTGACCCACCGCAGATGGGCCACCAAACTATACGCAGGCTACGTACAGAACATGGATGCTCTATTTATCGAATTGCCAGCCTTTGAGCGGCACCGCAGGGATTATCTGAATGATGAGTTATTTCACGGCTTTCAACAGGCGTTGATGAGAAACCCGCAGGCGGGCGACGTGATAGAGGGGACCGGCGGGTTACGCAAGGTTCGCTTTGTCGATGAGCGACGCAACAAGGGCAAACGGGGTGGCCTGCGAGTCATCTATTACTGGTGGTCGGGTGGTACGCAGTTCTGGCTGTTCACCCTTTATGGCAAACACGAACAGGACGACCTGAGCACACAACACAAAACGGCGCTCAAACACCTGCTGGACAGGGAAATCAAAGCGAGAAAATCTTATGAAACGTGACATCTTTTCCGAACTGGTCGAAGGCTTCGACGCGCTGGCAGATGAACGACAAGGCAAGGTAACGCTGCGCAGCCACAAGGTGCAGTTGAGCAAGCTGGCACCGCTCACTGCCGACGAAGTAGTCGCTGTGCGTCAACAACTCAATCTGTCGCGCTCGGTGTTTGCGATGTACCTGCGCACCAACACCCGGACCCTGGAAAATTGGGAGCAAGGCCGGGCCACACCCAATGCTCAGGCGGCAACCCTGATTCGGCTGGTGGCGCAGTTTCCGGAGACGGTAGAACGTTTGGCGCTGTTGACCTGATCGATCAATCCAGCCAAGCCCGTCGGCAACAGGACGTTGCCGATGGCTCAAGCCTGCAATCAAATCCTGAACTGCCCCACCAACTGCCCCAACCGCTGCCCCAGGTCCGCCAGGCTGCGAGAGGTCTGGGCGCCCTGTTGGGTTTCATCCGCCACGCTGTCCACCGCCACGGCAATCTGATGCACGCTGCGGTTGATCTCTTCGGCCACGGCGGTTTGTTCTTCGGCGGCGCTGGCGATCTGCGCGTTCATCGAGTTGATGGTGCCGATCAGTTGCGCCATGGTGTCCAGAGACGCACCGGCTTCGTTGGCCTGGGCCGAGGTGCCGTCTCCGGCATCGCTGGAGCGGCGCATGGATTCCACGGCGGCTTCGGTGCCTTTTTGCAGGCGGTCGATCATGCCCTGGATTTCCTGGGTGCTTTGCTGGGTGCGGCTGGCCAGCGCCCGCACTTCGTCGGCGACTACGGCAAACCCACGACCCGCCTCCCCTGCCCGTGCGGCTTCAATGGCCGCGTTGAGGGCCAGCAAGTTGGTCTGCTCGGCAATCGAGCGGATCACCCCGAGCACGCTGACAATCGACGAAACGTCCTGCTGCAAGCTGTCCAGGGACACGCCGCTGCTGCGGATGTCATTCACCAGCGCATGGATTTGCGCAATGCTGCCGTCCACGACTTTTTTCGCAGCCTGGCCTTCGGCGTCGGTCTGTTGCGCCGCCACCGCCGCGCCTTGGGCACTGCGGGCCACTTCATGGGCGGCGGAGGACATTTCGTTGATGGCGGTGGCCACCTGGTCCGTCTCGTGACGCTGGCGCTCCATGGCTTTTTCCGAGCGGCTGGCTTGCTCCGCGACCTGGCTTACCAGGCCGGTAAGCTGGGAGGTCATCTCGGTGATCTGGCGCACCAGGCCGTGGATCTTGTCGACAAAGCGGTTGAACGAGCCGGCCAGTTCCCCCAGTTCGTCCTGACTGCTGATGGCCAGGCGGCGGGTCAGGTCGCCTTCACCGGCGGCGATGTCGTCGAGGTTGATCTTCATCAGGTGCAACGGCCGCAGGATGGTGTTGGCCACCAGCATGCCCACGGCGGCGATCACCAACAGCACTACCACGGCGATCCCGATGATGCTCAGCACCACGCCTTCCATGCGTTTCTCCACCTTGGCCTGAACCTCGGCGACCTGGGCGTCGATGCCGTCCAGGTTCACCGAGGTACCGATCACCATGTCCCACTTGGGCAGGTATTCGGTGTAGCCAAGCTTGGGCACCAGCTCGGTCTGGCCGGGCTGCGTCGAGCTGTATTGCAGGTAGTGGGTGCCATCCTTGCCGACTTTCACCAGGTCGCGGTTGACGTAGACGCCATTCGGGTCGCGGTTGTCCTTGAAGCTTTTGCCGACGCCGTCGGGGCTGTTGCCCTTGAACAGGCGAATGGTCTCGGAGTCGTAGCCGAAGAAATAACCGTCCTTGCCATAGCTGGTGTTGGACAGCAGCTTGACCACCTGCGCCCGCGCCGTCGTATCGCCTTGGGCGGCCGCGTCATACAGCGGCTTGATGGTGGTCAGTGCCACCTCGACGTAGCCGCGCAAGGTGGTCTTGGCGTCGTTGAGCAGGTTCTGGCGGGTTTCTTCGACCTCCTTGCGGGCCTGCTCCTGAAGGATCCACACCGTGGTCAGGCTGATGATCACGGCAAACAACAACACGGGCAGGACAGCAAGGGACAGTACTTTGGCCTTTAGACTCAGACGCATGGCTCTTCTCTCTTAAGGGACACCTTAAGAGGTTAACGGCTAGTTACAATAAATCTGTAGGACAATCCCTCAGAGCGTCATCGCGGCAAACCAGCCAAACGCCAGCAGCGGAATGTTGTAGTGCAGGAAGGTCGGGACCACGGTGTCCCAGATATGGTGATGCTGGCCGTCGATGTTCAAACCCGAGGTCGGCCCCAGGGTCGAGTCCGACGCGGGCGAGCCGGCATCGCCCAGTGCACCGGCCGTGCCGACGATGCACACGATGGCCAGCGGGCTGAAGCCCAACTGCACGCACAGCGGCACAAAGATCGCCGCCAGGATCGGCACCGTGGAAAACGACGAGCCGATGCCCATGGTCACCAGTAACCCCACCAGCAGCATCAGCAACGCCCCCACACCGCGGCTGTGGCCGATAAACGCCGCCGAGGCTTGCACGAGGGTCTGCACTTCGCCGGTGGCCTTGAGCACTTCGGCAAAGCCCGACGAGGCGATCATGATGAAGCCGATCATCGCCATCATCTTCATGCCTTCGGTGAACAGGTCATCGGTGTCGCGCCAGCGCACAATGCCCGACACCGAAAAGATCAGGAACCCGGCCAGGGCGCCGATGATCATCGAGTCCAGCCACAGCTGGATAATGAACGCCGCCGCAATCGCCAGGCCGGCCACCAGCAGGGTCAGCGGGTTGTATTGCACGGCCACCTGCTCGACCCGCTCGATCTTCTCAAGGTCGTACACGCGCTTCTTGCGGTAGCTGATAAACACCGCCACCAGCAAGCCCACCACCATGCCCAGCGCCGGAAGCCCCATGGCATGGGTGACGTTGACCTGACTGATGTCGACGCCGCTCTTGGCCACGTTGGCCAGCAGGATCTGATTCAGGAAGATGTTGCCGAAACCCACCGGCAGAAACATGTAGGGCGTGATCAGGCCGAAGGTCATGACGCAGGCGATCAGCCGACGGTCCAGTTGTAGCTTGGTCAGCACGTATAAAAGCGGCGGTACCAACAGCGGGATAAACGCGATGTGGATTGGCAGGATGTTCTGCGAGGCGATGGCCACCACCCAGAGCAAGCCGATCAACAGCCATTTGACGTGGCTGCCGCCTGTGGCTTCCTGACGGTCGACCAGCAGCAAGGCTTTGTCTGCCAACGCGTGAGCCAGGCCGGACTTGGCAATCGCCACCGCGAAAGCGCCGAGCAGCGCGTAAGACAGCGCCACCGTCGCGCCGCCACCCAGGCCACTGTTGAACGCCTTGAGCGTTGCATCGATGCCCAGGCCGCCGGTCAGGCCACCCACCAGTGCACCGACAATGATCGCGATCACCACATGCACGCGGGACAGGCTGAGCACCAGCATGGTGCCGACCGCGGCGATTACTGCATTAATCATCGTTACCTCAAGACAGAAAACTTAAAAAAAAGCACGCGCCTGCCCGGGCTGCTGTCGGGGACAGCTGCCGCAAATCAGGTTTTAAAGGAGTTTTATTAGAGGGCGCGCACTTTGCAGCAGGCAGGCAAGCATGTCAAAGCCCCTCACCCCACAAACAGCTTTTAAATTGAACGTTTGAATAAAGAAAAATCCTGACCGGCCGATACAGGCAGATCGTCTCTGTCGTATCGAAAGGTTAAGGAAGGCTCCATGTCGCTCAGACAGCTGTCCATTCAATGGAAAATTACCCTGCTGGCCGGTCTCTGCCTGTTAGGCATCGTGACCTTGCTGGTGGGTCTGTCGCTGTACCGCATGGCGCAGAGTTCCGATCTGGTGAAGGCCTCCAGCATGGAAATGCTCGACGAAGCCGCCCAGGCCCGCATCGAAGCCCAGGGTGAAGTCCAGGCCTTGGGGATTCGCCAGCAGTTCATGGACGCCTATCAATACGGCCACGGCTTTTCCCGGCAGGTGCTGTTCCTGCGCGAACAGGCCGAGAAACGCTTCCTGGATGCCTTCGACCTGCGCGAAGACCTGACTCGCCAGGTCAAAGCCGCGCTGCAAGCCAACCCGGACCTGCTGGGCCTGTCCCTGGTGTTCGAAGCCAACGCACTGGATGGCAAGGACGAGTTGTTCGCCAACCAGCCAGAGCTGGGCAGCAACGACAAGGGCCGCTTTGCGCTGTACTGGTCCCAGCCGACCGCAGGCAAGCTGACCTCAATGTCGCTGCCCGAAAGCGACATGTCCGACACCAGCATCGGACCCAGCGGCGAAAAAGCCAACGCTTGGTTCACGTGCCCGCGCACCACCCTCAAACCCTGCGTGATCGAGCCGTACTTCTATGTCATCGACGGGCAAAAGGTGCTGATGACCAGCATCGTCTTCCCGCTGATGGTCAACGGCAAAGTCATCGCGTCGCTGTCGGTAGACATCAACCTCAACAGCCTGCAGGCGGTCAGCCAGGGCGCCAGCCAGAAACTCTACGACGGCCAGACCAGCGTCAGCATCATCAGCCCGGTGGGCCTGCTGGCCGGATACAGTCCGGACGCTGGCAAACTCAGCCAGCGCCTGGACACCGTCGACACTGCCAACGGCGCGCAGTTGATCAGTTCGCTGGCGAGCAGTACCCAGACCCGCAGTGTGCGCACCGACCATCAACTCAAGGTGCTGGCACCGTTCCAGCCAATCCCTGACGGCAAACCGTGGGGCGTTCTGCTGGATGTGCCGGAAAAAGTCCTGGTCGCGCCGGCCGAAGCCCTGAAGGTCAAACTGGACGCCGACAACGCCAAAGGCACCTTGCTGGAACTGAGCCTGGGCCTGTTGGCCGCGATCGTTGGCCTGTTGCTGGTGTGGCTGATGGCCCGCAGCGTGACGCGTCCGATCCTCGGCGTAGCCCGCATGCTGGAAGACATTGCCAGCGGCGAAGGCGACCTGACCCGCCGGCTGGCCTACGACAAGCACGACGAACTCGGTGAGTTGGCAGGCTGGTTCAACCGTTTCCTCGACAAGCTGCAACCGATCATTGCCCAGGTCAAACGCTCGGTGCAGGACGCCCGTGGCACCGCCGACCAGTCGGCCGCCATTGCCACCGAAACCAGCGCCGGCATGGAGCAGCAATACCGCCAGGTCGACCAGGTAGCCACCGCCTCCCACGAAATGAGCGCCACCGCCCAGGACGTCGCCCGCAGTGCAGCCCAAGCGGCCCAAGCCGCCCGCGATGCCGATCAGGCCACCCGCGAAGGCTTGACCGTGATCGACCGCACCACCACCAGCATCGGTCATCTGGCGGCCGATATGAGCACTGCGATGACCCAGGTTGAAGGGTTGGCGGCCAATAGCGAGAAGATCGGATCGGTGCTGGAAGTGATTCGTGCGATTGCCGAGCAGACCAACCTGCTGGCGTTGAACGCCGCCATCGAAGCCGCCCGCGCCGGTGAGGCCGGGCGCGGTTTTGCGGTGGTCGCCGACGAAGTGCGCAACCTGGCACGGCGTACCCAGGAATCGGTGGAGGAAACCCGCCTGGTGATCGAGCAATTGCAAAGCGGCACCCAGGACGTGGTCGGTTCCATGAGCAACAGCCACCGACAGGCCCAGGGCAGCGTCGAACAGGTGGGCCAGGCGGTGACCGCTCTGCGCCAGATCGGCGATGCGGTGACGGTGATCAGCGACATGAACCTGCAGATCGCCAGCGCCGCCGAAGAGCAAAGCGCGGTGGCCGAGGAGATCAACAACAATGTGGCGACGATCCGGGATGTGACGGAGTCGTTGTCCGAGCAGGCGAATGAGTCGGCGCGGGTCAGTCAGGCGTTGAACAGCCTGGCGAACCAGCAGCAGGGGCTGATGGATCAGTTCAGGGTTTGATGATACGCCGGAGGTGAAGGAACCCGTTCCTTCACCTCCCGTTTAGTGGCGGCGTGGCAGATCGATTACTACCTTCAGCCCGCCCAGC
Proteins encoded:
- the nuoM gene encoding NADH-quinone oxidoreductase subunit M, with protein sequence MILPWLILIPFIGGLLCWMGERFGATLPRWIALLTMSLELALGLWLWAHGDYSFAPAPGVDPTFALEFKHVWIQRFGINVHLALDGLSLLMILLTGLLGILSVLCSWKEIQRHVGFFHLNLMWILGGVVGVFLALDLFMFFFFWEMMLVPMYFLIALWGHSSSDGKKTRIYAATKFFIFTQASGLIMLVAILGLVLVNFNSTGVITFNYADLLKTKMSLTTEYILMLGFFIAFAVKLPVVPFHSWLPDAHAQAPTAGSVDLAGILLKTAAYGLLRFALPLFPNASAEFAPIAMTLGLIGIFYGAFLAFAQTDIKRLIAFSSVSHMGFVLIGIYSGSQLALQGAVIQMLAHGVSAAALFILSGQLYERLHTRDMREMGGVWSRIAYLPAISLFFAAASLGLPGTGNFIGEFLILMGAFVQTPWISAIATSGLVFGSVYSLIMIHRAYFGPAKSDTVLQGMDARELIMVLGLAVLLVFIGVYPQPFLDTSAATMHGVQQWFGTAFSQLASAR
- the nuoN gene encoding NADH-quinone oxidoreductase subunit NuoN, translated to MEFTIQHFIALAPLLITSLTIVVVMLAIAWRRNHSQTFLLSCAGLNLALLSIIPALKVAPLAVTPLMMVDDFALLYIALILVATLACVTLAHAYLGEGGTGYPGNREELYLLILLAAAGGIVLVSAQHLAGLFIGLELLSIPVYGLVAYAFFNKRSLEAGIKYMVLSAAGSAFLLFGMALLYAEAGSLSFSGIGHALATSGSPAPIAQLGLAMMLIGLAFKLSLVPFHLWTPDVYEGAPAPVAAFLATASKVAVFAVMVRLFQISPAANTGVLSNVLTIIAIASILFGNLLALTQNNLKRLLGYSSIAHFGYLLIALVASKGLAMEAIGVYLVTYVITSLGAFGVITLMSSPYKGRDADALYEYRGLFWRRPYLTAVLTVMMLSLAGIPLTAGFIGKFYIVATGVEAHEWWLVASLVLGSAIGVFYYLRVMVTLYLIEPNLRRVDAELHWEQKAGGVMLLAIALLAFFLGVYPQPLLTLVQHAVMAG
- a CDS encoding toxin, with product MDALFIELPAFERHRRDYLNDELFHGFQQALMRNPQAGDVIEGTGGLRKVRFVDERRNKGKRGGLRVIYYWWSGGTQFWLFTLYGKHEQDDLSTQHKTALKHLLDREIKARKSYET
- a CDS encoding helix-turn-helix domain-containing protein, giving the protein MKRDIFSELVEGFDALADERQGKVTLRSHKVQLSKLAPLTADEVVAVRQQLNLSRSVFAMYLRTNTRTLENWEQGRATPNAQAATLIRLVAQFPETVERLALLT
- a CDS encoding methyl-accepting chemotaxis protein, whose product is MTSQLTGLVSQVAEQASRSEKAMERQRHETDQVATAINEMSSAAHEVARSAQGAAVAAQQTDAEGQAAKKVVDGSIAQIHALVNDIRSSGVSLDSLQQDVSSIVSVLGVIRSIAEQTNLLALNAAIEAARAGEAGRGFAVVADEVRALASRTQQSTQEIQGMIDRLQKGTEAAVESMRRSSDAGDGTSAQANEAGASLDTMAQLIGTINSMNAQIASAAEEQTAVAEEINRSVHQIAVAVDSVADETQQGAQTSRSLADLGQRLGQLVGQFRI